One region of Pagrus major chromosome 5, Pma_NU_1.0 genomic DNA includes:
- the wdr35 gene encoding WD repeat-containing protein 35 isoform X2, translating to MFIYLSKKIAIPNNIHLKCVSWNKDQGFIACGGDDGLLRVLKLETQTDDAKVKGLAAPSNLSMNQTLEGHSGAVQVVTWNEQYEKLTTSDQNGLIIVWMLYKGAWYEEMINNRNKSVVRSMSWNADGQKICIVYEDGAVIVGSVDGNRIWGKELKGNQLAHVAWSPDSKILLFGMANGEVHIYDNQGNFIMKMTISCLTNATGAVSIAGIHWYAGTGGYVEPDCPCLAICFDNGRCQIMRYENDENPVCIDTMMNVVSIQWNHCGSVLAVAGSLRASNVDKEFNVVQFYTPFGEHLRTLKVPGKQMTGVAWEGGGLRIGLAVDSYIYFANIRPDYKWGYCCSTVVYAYTKPERQEYCVVFWDTKNNEKFVKYVKSLMSITTSGDFCILASKTDDTQPQYVLILCNSIGTPLDSKYIDIDPLFVTMTKTHVIAASKEAFYLWQYRVAKKLTALEINQLTRTKKEGRERVYHIDSNPSGATDSGPDFAKAFTATRDPICCITATDKTLIVGRESGTVHRYSLPNVVLIQKYTLNNRAYYLSLNCNSSRLAVIDIAGVLTLLDLEVRNSTDDSTGNHASAGDPSKFERKDVWDMKWANDNPDLFAMMEKTRMYVFRNLDPEEPIQTSGYICNFEDLEIKSVLLDEIMKDPERPNKDNLINFEIRSLRDSRALIEKVGIEDASQFIEDNPHPRLWRLLAEAALQKLDLKMAEQAFVRCKDYQGIEFVKRLGNLQSEPMKQAEVAAYFGSFEEAERMYLDMDRRDLAISLRIKLGDWFRVLQLLKSGSGDCDDSLLEQAYNAVGDYFADRQKWVNAVQYYLQGRNQERLAECYYMLEDYDGLERLTALLPENHKLLPEIGQMFATVGMCEQAVNAYLKCNQPKAAVDTCVHLNQWNKAVELTRTFNMKEIKSLLSKYASHLLEKNKTLEVVELYRKAHHFLDAAKLMFKIADEEAEKRTRPLRVKKLYVLAARLVENYHEQVKTSQQSKAKGKKSEATFALAGLLEEEATSSDNRIVDNAWRGAEAYHFFLLAQRQLYEGYMENAMRTALHLREYEDIIPVVEIYSLLAICAAANQAFGTCSQAFIKLESLENLNPEQRQLYEDLALEIFTKHTPKDSHTLVLDASSVGAVGKLPTCIVTGLPIQEYQFWMCSVCKHCALEHEIRKYNCCPLCHSPVS from the exons ATGTTTATCTACCTCAGCAAGAAG ATCGCTATTCCTAACAATATCCATCTGAAATGCGTGTCCTGGAACAAAGATCAAGGCTTCATTGCCTGTGGAGGAGACGATGGTCTTCTCAGAGTACTAAAACTTGAAACCCAGACAG ATGATGCCAAAGTTAAAGGCCTTGCTGCCCCCAGTAATCTGTCAATGAACCAGACTCTAGAGGGACACAGTG GTGCAGTACAAGTGGTCACATGGAACGAACAGTATGAAAAGCTGACAACCAGTGACCAGAATGGACTCATCATTGTATGGATGCTATACAAAG GTGCCTGGTACGAGGAGATGATTAACAATCGGAACAAGTCGGTGGTAAGGAGCATGAGTTGGAATGCTGACGGGCAGAAGATCTGCATTGTGTATGAAGATGGAGCAGTCATTGTTGGATCTGTAGATG GAAACCGAATTTGGGGAAAGGAGCTAAAGGGAAATCAACTTGCTCATGTGGCATGGTCGCCAGACAGTAAGATCCTCCTTTTCGGCATGGCCAACGGGGAAGTACACATCTATGATAATCAAGGAAACTTCATA atgaaAATGACCATCAGCTGTCTCACCAATGCGACTGGAGCTGTCAGTATAGCAGGTATCCACTGGTACGCGGGGACTGGGGGCTACGTGGAACCGGACTGTCCATGCCTTGCGATCTGTTTTGACAATGGAAGATGCCAAATCATGCGCTACGAGAATGATGAAA ACCCAGTGTGCATTGACACAATGATGAATGTGGTCAGTATCCAGTGGAATCATTGTGGCAGTGTTCTGGCAGTGGCTGGTTCTCTCAGAGCCTCAAATGTGGATAAAGAATTCAATGTGGTGCAGTTCTACACTCCATTTGGGGAG CATCTGAGAACTCTAAAAGTTCCTGGGAAGCAGATGACAGGAGTTGCCTGGGAGGGAGGAGGTCTGCGTATTGGCCTGGCTGTGGACTCCTACATCTACTTTGCCAACATAAGACCTGACTACAAG TGGGGCTACTGTTGCAGCACAGTGGTGTACGCCTACACAAAGCCAGAGCGACAAGAGTACTGTGTGGTGTTCTGGGACACTAAAAACAACGAGAAGTTTGTCAAATATGTAAAGAGCTTGATGTCTATCACTACCTCAGGGGACTTCTGCATCCTAGCCAGCAAGACAGATGACACCCAGCCTCAG tatGTCCTGATTCTGTGCAACTCCATTGGGACACCACTAGACTCAAAATACATTGACATTG ATCCACTGTTTGTCACCATGACCAAGACACATGTGATCGCTGCATCCAAAGAGGCTTTCTACTTGTGGCAGTACAGAGTGGCGAAAAAATTAACTGCTCTGGAGATCAACCAATTGACGAGAACTaagaaggagggaagagaaag GGTCTACCACATTGACAGCAATCCTTCTGGAGCCACTGACAGTGGTCCAGATTTTGCAAAAGCCTTCACA GCAACTCGAGATCCCATTTGTTGTATTACAGCAACAGATAAGACCCTGATTGTG GGCCGTGAGTCTGGAACCGTCCACAGATACAGCCTCCCAAATGTTGTTCTCATCCAGAAATACACTTTGAACAACAGAGCCTACTATCTGTCATTGAACTGCAACTCCAG TCGTCTGGCTGTAATCGACATCGCAGGTGTGCTGACGTTGTTGGACCTGGAAGTTCGTAACTCCACAGACGACAGCACAGGAAACCATGCATCTGCAGGAGATCCATCCAAGTTTGAGCGCAAGGATGTTTGGGACATGAAGTGGGCAAATGACAACCCTGATTTGTTTGCCATGATGGAGAAGACCAGGATGTATGTCTTCAGGAACCTGGACCCAGAG gaaccaATCCAAACATCTGGATACATTTGCAACTTTGAAGACCTGGAAATCAAATCTGTTCTGCTCGATGAAATCATGAAG GATCCAGAGAGGCCTAACAAAGACAATCTCATCAACTTTGAAATCCGCTCCCTGAGAGACAGTCGTGCATTGATCGAAAAAGTGGGGATTGAAGATGCCTCACAGTTCATTGAAGACAATCCACATCCAAGACTCTG GCGTCTGCTGGCTGAAGCAGCCCTTCAGAAATTGGACCTGAAGAtggctgaacaggcctttgTACGTTGCAAAGACTACCAGGGCATTGAGTTTGTCAAGCGCCTGGGCAACCTGCAGAGTGAGCCCATGAAACAGGCGGAGGTGGCAGCTTACTTCGGCAGCTTTGAGGAAGCTGAGCGTATGTACCTGGATATGGATCGCAG GGACCTTGCCATCAGCCTGCGGATCAAGCTGGGAGACTGGTTCAGGGTGCTCCAGCTGCTCAAATCTGGTTCTGGTGACTGTGATGACTCTCTACTGGAGCAGGCATACAATGCAGTTGGAGACTACTTTGCTGACAGACAGAAGTG GGTCAATGCAGTGCAGTACTATCTTCAGGGTCGTAACCAGGAGAGGCTGGCAGAATGCTACTATATGTTAGAAGACTATGATGGCCTTGAAAGGCTGACCGCTTTGCTGCCAGAGAATCATAAACTTTTACCG GAGATTGGACAGATGTTTGCCACTGTGGGCATGTGTGAACAGGCCGTGAATGCCTACCTTAAGTGCAACCAGCCCAAAGCTGCTGTTGACACCTGTGTCCATCTGAACCAG TGGAACAAAGCGGTGGAGCTCACCAGGACCTTCAACATGAAGGAGATTAAATCTCTTCTCTCCAAATATGCTTCACATCTACTTGAGAAGAATAAAACTTTAGAGGTGGTGGAACTCTATCGGAAAGCCCACCATTTTCTTGATGCAGCAAAACTCATGTTTAAG ATAGCAgatgaggaggcagagaaaagaACCCGACCACTGCGGGTGAAGAAGCTCTATGTGCTGGCAGCACGTCTTGTTGAAAATTACCACGAGCAGGTGAAGACGTCACAGCAGAGCAAAGCCAAAGGGAAGAAGTCTGAG GCAACATTTGCACTTGCTGGGCTGCTTGAGGAAGAAGCAACCTCTTCAGACAATCGTATTGTGGACAATGCCTGGCGTGGAGCGGAAGCATAtcacttttttcttcttgctcAGAGGCAGCTGTATGAAGGCTACATGGAGAATGCCATGCGCACAG CCCTTCACCTGCGTGAGTATGAAGACATCATCCCAGTGGTGGAGATCTACTCTCTGCTTGCCATTTGCGCTGCAGCCAATCAAGCCTTTGGCACATGCTCACAGGCCTTCATCAAGCTGGAGTCCTTAGAAAATCTGAACCCTGAACAGCGGCAGCTTTACGAGGATCTGGCCCTGGAGATCTTCACAAAGCACACCCCTAAGGACAGCCACACGCTGGTGCTGGATGCGTCATCAGTGGG GGCAGTAGGAAAATTACCCACGTGCATTGTGACGGGTCTACCGATCCAGGAGTACCAGTTCTGGATGTGCAGTGTGTGTAAACACTGCGCTCTAGAGCATGAGATCCGCAAATACAACTGCTGCCCGCTGTGTCACAGTCCAGTCTCATAA
- the wdr35 gene encoding WD repeat-containing protein 35 isoform X1, whose protein sequence is MFIYLSKKIAIPNNIHLKCVSWNKDQGFIACGGDDGLLRVLKLETQTDDAKVKGLAAPSNLSMNQTLEGHSGAVQVVTWNEQYEKLTTSDQNGLIIVWMLYKGAWYEEMINNRNKSVVRSMSWNADGQKICIVYEDGAVIVGSVDGNRIWGKELKGNQLAHVAWSPDSKILLFGMANGEVHIYDNQGNFIMKMTISCLTNATGAVSIAGIHWYAGTGGYVEPDCPCLAICFDNGRCQIMRYENDENPVCIDTMMNVVSIQWNHCGSVLAVAGSLRASNVDKEFNVVQFYTPFGEHLRTLKVPGKQMTGVAWEGGGLRIGLAVDSYIYFANIRPDYKWGYCCSTVVYAYTKPERQEYCVVFWDTKNNEKFVKYVKSLMSITTSGDFCILASKTDDTQPQEDAELESGRHARYVLILCNSIGTPLDSKYIDIDPLFVTMTKTHVIAASKEAFYLWQYRVAKKLTALEINQLTRTKKEGRERVYHIDSNPSGATDSGPDFAKAFTATRDPICCITATDKTLIVGRESGTVHRYSLPNVVLIQKYTLNNRAYYLSLNCNSSRLAVIDIAGVLTLLDLEVRNSTDDSTGNHASAGDPSKFERKDVWDMKWANDNPDLFAMMEKTRMYVFRNLDPEEPIQTSGYICNFEDLEIKSVLLDEIMKDPERPNKDNLINFEIRSLRDSRALIEKVGIEDASQFIEDNPHPRLWRLLAEAALQKLDLKMAEQAFVRCKDYQGIEFVKRLGNLQSEPMKQAEVAAYFGSFEEAERMYLDMDRRDLAISLRIKLGDWFRVLQLLKSGSGDCDDSLLEQAYNAVGDYFADRQKWVNAVQYYLQGRNQERLAECYYMLEDYDGLERLTALLPENHKLLPEIGQMFATVGMCEQAVNAYLKCNQPKAAVDTCVHLNQWNKAVELTRTFNMKEIKSLLSKYASHLLEKNKTLEVVELYRKAHHFLDAAKLMFKIADEEAEKRTRPLRVKKLYVLAARLVENYHEQVKTSQQSKAKGKKSEATFALAGLLEEEATSSDNRIVDNAWRGAEAYHFFLLAQRQLYEGYMENAMRTALHLREYEDIIPVVEIYSLLAICAAANQAFGTCSQAFIKLESLENLNPEQRQLYEDLALEIFTKHTPKDSHTLVLDASSVGAVGKLPTCIVTGLPIQEYQFWMCSVCKHCALEHEIRKYNCCPLCHSPVS, encoded by the exons ATGTTTATCTACCTCAGCAAGAAG ATCGCTATTCCTAACAATATCCATCTGAAATGCGTGTCCTGGAACAAAGATCAAGGCTTCATTGCCTGTGGAGGAGACGATGGTCTTCTCAGAGTACTAAAACTTGAAACCCAGACAG ATGATGCCAAAGTTAAAGGCCTTGCTGCCCCCAGTAATCTGTCAATGAACCAGACTCTAGAGGGACACAGTG GTGCAGTACAAGTGGTCACATGGAACGAACAGTATGAAAAGCTGACAACCAGTGACCAGAATGGACTCATCATTGTATGGATGCTATACAAAG GTGCCTGGTACGAGGAGATGATTAACAATCGGAACAAGTCGGTGGTAAGGAGCATGAGTTGGAATGCTGACGGGCAGAAGATCTGCATTGTGTATGAAGATGGAGCAGTCATTGTTGGATCTGTAGATG GAAACCGAATTTGGGGAAAGGAGCTAAAGGGAAATCAACTTGCTCATGTGGCATGGTCGCCAGACAGTAAGATCCTCCTTTTCGGCATGGCCAACGGGGAAGTACACATCTATGATAATCAAGGAAACTTCATA atgaaAATGACCATCAGCTGTCTCACCAATGCGACTGGAGCTGTCAGTATAGCAGGTATCCACTGGTACGCGGGGACTGGGGGCTACGTGGAACCGGACTGTCCATGCCTTGCGATCTGTTTTGACAATGGAAGATGCCAAATCATGCGCTACGAGAATGATGAAA ACCCAGTGTGCATTGACACAATGATGAATGTGGTCAGTATCCAGTGGAATCATTGTGGCAGTGTTCTGGCAGTGGCTGGTTCTCTCAGAGCCTCAAATGTGGATAAAGAATTCAATGTGGTGCAGTTCTACACTCCATTTGGGGAG CATCTGAGAACTCTAAAAGTTCCTGGGAAGCAGATGACAGGAGTTGCCTGGGAGGGAGGAGGTCTGCGTATTGGCCTGGCTGTGGACTCCTACATCTACTTTGCCAACATAAGACCTGACTACAAG TGGGGCTACTGTTGCAGCACAGTGGTGTACGCCTACACAAAGCCAGAGCGACAAGAGTACTGTGTGGTGTTCTGGGACACTAAAAACAACGAGAAGTTTGTCAAATATGTAAAGAGCTTGATGTCTATCACTACCTCAGGGGACTTCTGCATCCTAGCCAGCAAGACAGATGACACCCAGCCTCAG GAGGATGCTGAGTTAGAGTCTGGGAGGCATGCAAGG tatGTCCTGATTCTGTGCAACTCCATTGGGACACCACTAGACTCAAAATACATTGACATTG ATCCACTGTTTGTCACCATGACCAAGACACATGTGATCGCTGCATCCAAAGAGGCTTTCTACTTGTGGCAGTACAGAGTGGCGAAAAAATTAACTGCTCTGGAGATCAACCAATTGACGAGAACTaagaaggagggaagagaaag GGTCTACCACATTGACAGCAATCCTTCTGGAGCCACTGACAGTGGTCCAGATTTTGCAAAAGCCTTCACA GCAACTCGAGATCCCATTTGTTGTATTACAGCAACAGATAAGACCCTGATTGTG GGCCGTGAGTCTGGAACCGTCCACAGATACAGCCTCCCAAATGTTGTTCTCATCCAGAAATACACTTTGAACAACAGAGCCTACTATCTGTCATTGAACTGCAACTCCAG TCGTCTGGCTGTAATCGACATCGCAGGTGTGCTGACGTTGTTGGACCTGGAAGTTCGTAACTCCACAGACGACAGCACAGGAAACCATGCATCTGCAGGAGATCCATCCAAGTTTGAGCGCAAGGATGTTTGGGACATGAAGTGGGCAAATGACAACCCTGATTTGTTTGCCATGATGGAGAAGACCAGGATGTATGTCTTCAGGAACCTGGACCCAGAG gaaccaATCCAAACATCTGGATACATTTGCAACTTTGAAGACCTGGAAATCAAATCTGTTCTGCTCGATGAAATCATGAAG GATCCAGAGAGGCCTAACAAAGACAATCTCATCAACTTTGAAATCCGCTCCCTGAGAGACAGTCGTGCATTGATCGAAAAAGTGGGGATTGAAGATGCCTCACAGTTCATTGAAGACAATCCACATCCAAGACTCTG GCGTCTGCTGGCTGAAGCAGCCCTTCAGAAATTGGACCTGAAGAtggctgaacaggcctttgTACGTTGCAAAGACTACCAGGGCATTGAGTTTGTCAAGCGCCTGGGCAACCTGCAGAGTGAGCCCATGAAACAGGCGGAGGTGGCAGCTTACTTCGGCAGCTTTGAGGAAGCTGAGCGTATGTACCTGGATATGGATCGCAG GGACCTTGCCATCAGCCTGCGGATCAAGCTGGGAGACTGGTTCAGGGTGCTCCAGCTGCTCAAATCTGGTTCTGGTGACTGTGATGACTCTCTACTGGAGCAGGCATACAATGCAGTTGGAGACTACTTTGCTGACAGACAGAAGTG GGTCAATGCAGTGCAGTACTATCTTCAGGGTCGTAACCAGGAGAGGCTGGCAGAATGCTACTATATGTTAGAAGACTATGATGGCCTTGAAAGGCTGACCGCTTTGCTGCCAGAGAATCATAAACTTTTACCG GAGATTGGACAGATGTTTGCCACTGTGGGCATGTGTGAACAGGCCGTGAATGCCTACCTTAAGTGCAACCAGCCCAAAGCTGCTGTTGACACCTGTGTCCATCTGAACCAG TGGAACAAAGCGGTGGAGCTCACCAGGACCTTCAACATGAAGGAGATTAAATCTCTTCTCTCCAAATATGCTTCACATCTACTTGAGAAGAATAAAACTTTAGAGGTGGTGGAACTCTATCGGAAAGCCCACCATTTTCTTGATGCAGCAAAACTCATGTTTAAG ATAGCAgatgaggaggcagagaaaagaACCCGACCACTGCGGGTGAAGAAGCTCTATGTGCTGGCAGCACGTCTTGTTGAAAATTACCACGAGCAGGTGAAGACGTCACAGCAGAGCAAAGCCAAAGGGAAGAAGTCTGAG GCAACATTTGCACTTGCTGGGCTGCTTGAGGAAGAAGCAACCTCTTCAGACAATCGTATTGTGGACAATGCCTGGCGTGGAGCGGAAGCATAtcacttttttcttcttgctcAGAGGCAGCTGTATGAAGGCTACATGGAGAATGCCATGCGCACAG CCCTTCACCTGCGTGAGTATGAAGACATCATCCCAGTGGTGGAGATCTACTCTCTGCTTGCCATTTGCGCTGCAGCCAATCAAGCCTTTGGCACATGCTCACAGGCCTTCATCAAGCTGGAGTCCTTAGAAAATCTGAACCCTGAACAGCGGCAGCTTTACGAGGATCTGGCCCTGGAGATCTTCACAAAGCACACCCCTAAGGACAGCCACACGCTGGTGCTGGATGCGTCATCAGTGGG GGCAGTAGGAAAATTACCCACGTGCATTGTGACGGGTCTACCGATCCAGGAGTACCAGTTCTGGATGTGCAGTGTGTGTAAACACTGCGCTCTAGAGCATGAGATCCGCAAATACAACTGCTGCCCGCTGTGTCACAGTCCAGTCTCATAA
- the LOC140995679 gene encoding delayed-rectifier potassium channel regulatory subunit KCNS3-like, translated as MVYGQILHRHNPDECFININVGGFKQRMEHNVLKRFPQTRLGRLVCCSSKEAILELCDDFSPSEMEYYFDRNPRFFCYVLNFYLTGKIHLVDGLCVVSFVQEIEYWGIKERHLDLCCSNKYYELTALAEHKSWDQRSDELQLHSSASSVEELSASEDNIEMFEGSWCADVRRNIWIRLENPGYSTSAKVMAVASLSVVIISVVAMCIHSMQDFHQVDLTEKEIENPVLTFFESFCVLFFSAEFILRLAVAPSARKFMYSPLNVIDIMSIMPFYVTIVCDITDEGDNTDLGNVGKVVQILRLMRVFRILKLARHSSGLRSLGATLQHSSREVGQLVLFLSVGIFMFSALIYCVEKECQESELQNIPIGWWWATISMTTVGYGDTFPVTLAGKLIGTLCIICGLLIVALPITNIFNKFSKFYQKQKHIDSRQSN; from the coding sequence ATGGTGTATGGACAGATCCTTCACCGGCACAACCCTGATGAGTGCTTTATCAATATCAATGTTGGTGGTTTCAAACAACGAATGGAGCACAATGTTTTGAAACGATTCCCACAGACACGTCTGGGTCGCCTTGTGTGTTGTAGCTCCAAAGAAGCAATCCTGGAGCTCTGCGATGACTTCAGTCCTTCTGAAATGGAGTACTACTTTGACCGAAATCCACGTTTTTTCTGCTACGTTCTCAACTTTTACCTCACAGGCAAAATCCACCTGGTGGATGGGTTGTGTGTTGTCTCATTTGTTCAAGAGATTGAGTATTGGGGCATCAAGGAGCGCCACCTGGACCTCTGCTGCAGTAACAAATACTATGAACTGACGGCACTCGCTGAGCATAAGAGCTGGGATCAGAGGAGCGATGAACTACAACTCCACAGCTCTGCCTCATCTGTCGAAGAGCTGTCAGCTTCAGAAGACAACATAGAAATGTTTGAAGGTTCCTGGTGTGCCGATGTCCGCAGGAATATTTGGATCCGACTTGAGAATCCAGGTTACTCCACTTCAGCCAAAGTGATGGCTGTAGCATCCCTAAGTGTTGTCATTATCTCTGTTGTTGCCATGTGCATCCACAGCATGCAAGACTTCCATCAAGTGGATCTCACTGAGAAGGAGATTGAAAACCCAGTGCTGACTTTCTTTGAGAgcttctgtgttctgttcttcTCTGCAGAGTTTATTCTTCGTTTGGCTGTGGCACCATCAGCCAGGAAGTTCATGTACAGCCCTCTCAACGTTATTGACATAATGTCAATCATGCCCTTCTATGTCACAATAGTCTGTGATATAACGGATGAAGGGGACAACACAGACCTGGGCAATGTTGGCAAAGTGGTGCAGATCTTGAGGTTGATGCGAGTGTTTAGAATCCTAAAACTCGCTCGCCACTCATCAGGTCTGCGCTCGCTTGGTGCTACACTGCAACACAGTTCCCGTGAAGTAGGGCAGCTGGTGCTTTTCTTGTCTGTGggcattttcatgttttctgctCTCATTTACTGTGTAGAAAAAGAATGTCAAGAGTCAGAGTTGCAGAATATCCCCATAGGCTGGTGGTGGGCCACCATTAGCATGACTACAGTGGGCTACGGAGACACATTTCCTGTCACGCTTGCTGGGAAGCTGATAGGAACCCTATGCATCATCTGTGGGCTACTGATTGTGGCTCTGCCCATTACTAACATCTTCAATAAATTCTCCAAGTTCTATCAGAAGCAAAAACACATAGATAGCAGACAAAGCAACTGA